In a genomic window of Desulfobaculum bizertense DSM 18034:
- a CDS encoding thiamine pyrophosphate-dependent enzyme, with protein MDSQEKVVFSPSKVLVDRPTHYCPGCQHGTTHRIVAECLEEMGLAENAICIASIGCSVFIYNYLNVDSVEAPHGRAPAVATGAKRARPDKFVFAYQGDGDLASIGLAEIMHAANRGEKLSIIFVNNTVYGMTGGQMAPTTMVGQRTTTSPRGRNPENEGMPIRMTEIIAGLGGTAYAARVAVNNVANIAKAKRAVKKAFEVQQKGLGFGFVEFLSTCPTNWKMSPIEANKRIETEMIPYFPLGVYTDKTKA; from the coding sequence ATGGATTCTCAGGAAAAGGTCGTCTTTTCACCGTCAAAAGTCCTCGTTGACCGCCCCACGCATTACTGCCCCGGCTGTCAGCATGGCACCACGCACCGCATCGTTGCAGAATGTCTCGAAGAAATGGGACTCGCTGAAAATGCCATCTGCATCGCTTCCATCGGTTGCTCTGTCTTTATTTACAATTATCTGAACGTCGACTCCGTCGAAGCGCCTCATGGTCGCGCACCAGCTGTTGCCACCGGAGCAAAGCGCGCTCGTCCAGACAAATTTGTCTTCGCCTATCAGGGGGATGGAGACCTCGCCTCTATCGGTCTTGCTGAAATCATGCACGCCGCAAACAGAGGTGAAAAACTCTCCATCATCTTTGTGAACAACACCGTCTACGGCATGACTGGCGGGCAGATGGCTCCAACAACTATGGTTGGACAGCGCACGACCACCAGCCCCAGAGGCAGGAATCCCGAGAATGAGGGCATGCCCATCAGGATGACTGAAATCATCGCCGGTCTCGGTGGTACTGCGTATGCCGCACGCGTCGCCGTCAACAACGTCGCAAACATTGCCAAAGCAAAACGCGCCGTTAAAAAAGCATTCGAAGTGCAGCAAAAAGGCCTCGGCTTTGGATTCGTGGAGTTCCTCTCCACCTGTCCAACAAACTGGAAAATGTCGCCCATTGAAGCCAACAAGCGTATCGAAACGGAAATGATTCCGTACTTCCCGCTCGGCGTCTACACTGACAAAACCAAAGCCTAA
- the queA gene encoding tRNA preQ1(34) S-adenosylmethionine ribosyltransferase-isomerase QueA: MKEIPADFRLSSYSFELPEDQIAQQPAEQRDASRLLVLNREDDSITLTNFSEIVDYLPDNAVVVANNSKVLPARIYGHKPSGGKVEFLLLTPLPLVMENKQSSEDGWHSADVVGLLRASKAPKPGLRVEFTDEFFLEVLERRDFGHSSVRLSWKGDLGTLFKDLGHYPLPPYIRRPDTPEDAKRYQTVYAEDEKLGSVAAPTAGLHFTPEVREKLKAKGIEWKEVTLYVGYGTFSPVRSEDIREHKMHGEYIEVPEDTAEAIRRAKAEGRPVFGIGTTSVRSLEGAFAATGKICAYSGWTDIFIYPGYTFNVVDKMLTNFHLPESSLIIMISALANRDTILKAYATALENKFRFFSYGDAMLIL; encoded by the coding sequence ATGAAAGAAATTCCAGCAGATTTTCGACTTTCCTCATATTCTTTTGAATTGCCAGAGGACCAGATTGCCCAGCAGCCAGCCGAGCAGCGTGATGCATCGCGCCTGCTGGTGCTGAACAGGGAAGATGATTCCATCACCCTGACCAATTTTTCTGAGATTGTGGATTACCTTCCGGACAACGCGGTTGTGGTTGCCAACAACTCCAAGGTACTCCCCGCCCGAATTTATGGGCACAAGCCTTCCGGTGGCAAAGTTGAATTTCTGCTGCTGACGCCGCTTCCGCTGGTCATGGAAAACAAACAGAGCAGTGAAGATGGATGGCACAGCGCCGACGTTGTTGGTCTGCTCCGCGCATCCAAGGCCCCAAAGCCCGGCCTGCGCGTTGAGTTCACCGACGAGTTCTTCCTCGAAGTTCTGGAACGCCGCGACTTTGGACACAGCTCCGTACGCCTCTCGTGGAAGGGCGATCTCGGAACATTATTTAAGGACTTGGGCCACTACCCTCTTCCACCCTACATTCGCCGCCCCGATACTCCGGAGGATGCCAAGCGCTATCAGACGGTCTACGCAGAAGACGAAAAACTCGGTTCCGTGGCTGCACCGACCGCTGGCCTGCATTTTACCCCGGAAGTCCGCGAAAAGCTCAAAGCAAAAGGCATCGAATGGAAAGAGGTTACTCTTTACGTCGGCTACGGGACATTCAGCCCGGTACGCAGTGAGGACATTCGCGAGCATAAAATGCATGGTGAATACATCGAAGTACCCGAAGACACTGCAGAAGCTATCCGTCGAGCTAAGGCAGAAGGTCGCCCTGTCTTTGGCATTGGCACCACAAGTGTGCGCTCACTCGAAGGCGCTTTTGCCGCTACAGGTAAAATTTGCGCATATTCCGGATGGACAGATATATTTATCTACCCAGGATATACTTTTAACGTTGTGGACAAGATGCTTACGAATTTTCATTTGCCAGAATCATCTCTAATTATTATGATTTCTGCACTCGCCAATAGGGATACCATTCTCAAAGCGTATGCAACCGCGCTCGAGAACAAATTTCGTTTCTTCTCCTATGGCGATGCCATGCTCATTCTTTAG
- a CDS encoding 3-methyl-2-oxobutanoate dehydrogenase subunit VorB yields the protein MSKSLSSKLFIKGNEAVARGALAADCRCFFGYPITPQNEIPEFLSAALPDAGGQFVQAESEVAAANMLLGAAACGIRALTSSSSPGISLKQEALSYMAGSQLPAVVVNMNRGGPGLGDIGPSQGDYYQSTRGGGHGDYRLLVLAPATGQEAYDLTVEAFDLAFKYKNPVLILGDAILGQMKEPVDCWTPESHNNYSAPEWQLDGADGREPRLLKSLYLQEGELAAHNELLQNKYDAMRQEVRYESFMCDDAELVVVAFGSIGRIVKSTVRSLRAKGHKVGLFRPITLYPFPSEALASLAEQGKRFLTIEHNLGQMVDDVRLAVRKHADSDFYAQMPGTLPNPDDFEQPICERLGGK from the coding sequence ATGTCTAAGTCACTGTCCTCAAAGCTCTTTATCAAGGGGAATGAAGCTGTCGCCCGTGGCGCTCTCGCTGCGGACTGCCGCTGCTTTTTCGGCTATCCAATCACTCCACAGAATGAAATCCCAGAATTTCTCTCTGCCGCCCTTCCCGATGCTGGCGGTCAGTTCGTTCAGGCAGAAAGTGAAGTCGCCGCAGCAAACATGCTGCTCGGCGCTGCTGCCTGCGGCATTCGTGCCCTGACCTCGTCCTCCAGCCCCGGTATCTCCCTCAAGCAGGAAGCTCTCTCCTACATGGCAGGAAGCCAGCTCCCCGCTGTTGTCGTCAACATGAACAGAGGAGGCCCGGGCCTCGGTGACATTGGTCCGAGTCAGGGCGACTATTATCAGTCCACCCGCGGTGGCGGTCATGGCGACTATCGCCTGCTCGTCCTCGCTCCCGCTACTGGTCAGGAAGCCTACGACCTCACCGTCGAAGCCTTTGACCTCGCCTTTAAGTACAAGAACCCCGTTCTTATCCTTGGCGACGCCATCCTCGGCCAGATGAAAGAGCCTGTTGACTGCTGGACCCCAGAGTCTCACAACAACTACTCGGCTCCAGAATGGCAGCTTGATGGTGCTGACGGTCGCGAACCCCGACTGCTCAAGTCTCTGTATTTGCAGGAAGGTGAGCTTGCTGCTCACAACGAACTCTTGCAAAACAAATATGACGCGATGCGTCAGGAAGTTCGCTACGAATCCTTTATGTGTGATGACGCCGAACTCGTCGTCGTTGCCTTTGGCTCCATTGGCCGCATCGTCAAAAGCACGGTGCGAAGCCTGCGCGCAAAAGGCCACAAAGTCGGCCTGTTCCGCCCCATTACCCTCTATCCGTTCCCGTCCGAAGCCCTCGCCTCGCTCGCTGAGCAGGGCAAGCGCTTCCTGACTATTGAACACAACCTCGGCCAGATGGTCGACGATGTGCGGCTCGCCGTCCGGAAACATGCAGACTCCGACTTCTACGCCCAGATGCCCGGTACCCTGCCCAATCCCGACGACTTCGAACAGCCGATCTGTGAACGTTTGGGAGGGAAATAG
- a CDS encoding 4Fe-4S dicluster domain-containing protein, whose translation MSRIEIRDERCKGCLLCTTVCPKEILQQSERFNAQGYKVVEVPSDKMKECIACSSCAKICPDFCITVYKTPSVKAGGQSHV comes from the coding sequence ATGTCTCGTATAGAAATTCGGGACGAGCGGTGCAAAGGCTGTTTACTTTGCACCACCGTCTGCCCGAAAGAGATCCTGCAGCAATCCGAACGGTTTAACGCACAGGGATACAAGGTCGTCGAAGTCCCTTCAGACAAAATGAAGGAGTGCATCGCATGCTCTTCCTGTGCCAAAATATGCCCGGATTTCTGCATCACTGTGTATAAAACCCCGTCTGTAAAGGCTGGAGGTCAGTCTCATGTCTAA
- the coaBC gene encoding bifunctional phosphopantothenoylcysteine decarboxylase/phosphopantothenate--cysteine ligase CoaBC, translating to MHPHFAFSHFRGKRVHLGLSGSVAVYKSVELLRAILKSGMNAGATLTGGAQRFITPLTFEALGALPVFSSMDNTDEGIFGHLEPGQDADAFCVAPATANILAKAAHGIADDMLSCQLLAADCPIILAPAMNPRMWNAPATQENWAKLKSRANVTGIEPCGGLMACGDTGKGRFPAIEEIYLHILRALSPQDMAGQNVLVTLGPTREAFDAVRFWTNPSSGTMGASVALAAWLRGADVTAICGPVHGIYLPSSINRVDVSSAQQMYDAVHEHWASMDIGCLTAAVADFCPEPYGDQKFKKTGKSAGLDLHFNCTPDILRSLGEAKASHQRLIGFAAETADVQQYAEGKLKRKNLDLIVGNDISRADSGFGSATNAVVMCGASGKVERHDAQPKPDIAWRIWDWMLDL from the coding sequence ATGCATCCTCATTTTGCTTTTTCTCATTTTCGAGGGAAGCGGGTTCATCTCGGATTATCCGGCAGTGTTGCCGTGTACAAATCCGTTGAGCTGCTTCGGGCAATTCTTAAATCTGGTATGAACGCAGGGGCCACGCTGACAGGCGGGGCCCAGCGTTTTATTACGCCTCTCACTTTTGAGGCGCTTGGCGCTCTTCCTGTGTTTTCCAGCATGGACAACACAGACGAGGGAATTTTTGGGCATCTGGAGCCGGGGCAGGACGCCGACGCATTTTGTGTCGCTCCCGCCACTGCGAACATTCTTGCCAAAGCCGCGCATGGCATTGCTGACGACATGTTATCCTGTCAGCTTTTGGCCGCGGACTGTCCCATTATTTTAGCTCCTGCGATGAATCCGCGCATGTGGAATGCTCCGGCAACGCAGGAGAACTGGGCTAAGCTCAAGTCTCGCGCCAATGTTACTGGCATTGAGCCGTGTGGTGGGCTTATGGCCTGTGGCGACACAGGCAAAGGCCGTTTCCCCGCCATTGAGGAAATTTATCTCCACATTTTGCGCGCTCTCAGCCCGCAGGACATGGCAGGTCAGAATGTTCTTGTGACGCTTGGCCCCACTCGCGAGGCTTTTGATGCGGTTCGTTTTTGGACGAATCCTTCTTCCGGCACGATGGGTGCCTCTGTTGCCCTTGCCGCGTGGCTTCGTGGTGCGGATGTGACAGCCATCTGTGGCCCGGTACACGGGATTTATCTCCCTTCCAGCATCAACCGCGTTGACGTGAGTTCTGCGCAGCAGATGTATGATGCGGTGCACGAGCACTGGGCATCTATGGACATTGGCTGTCTTACCGCCGCCGTCGCAGATTTTTGTCCAGAGCCGTATGGCGATCAGAAGTTTAAAAAAACTGGCAAATCGGCTGGTCTTGATTTGCATTTCAACTGCACGCCCGACATCCTGCGTTCTCTTGGTGAAGCCAAGGCTTCGCATCAGCGGCTTATCGGTTTTGCCGCCGAGACTGCCGATGTGCAGCAGTATGCAGAGGGTAAGCTCAAGCGCAAGAATCTTGATCTGATTGTTGGTAACGATATTTCTCGCGCCGACTCCGGGTTTGGCTCTGCTACAAACGCTGTTGTCATGTGTGGTGCCTCTGGCAAAGTTGAGCGGCATGACGCTCAGCCCAAGCCAGACATTGCATGGAGGATTTGGGATTGGATGCTCGATCTCTAG
- a CDS encoding NfeD family protein — translation MKRVLVLLGILMLLLPGVSRADVQREGPFRVLRVEVEGTINPAQRDLLKEALTKAGEKRADALLIRLNTPGGLGQSMREMTQTILNADVPVLVWVGPAGARAASAGVFIVAASHAAGMSATATIGAASPVNVSGGDVDKTMAKKVQNDMLSLVRGVSKERGRNAKWYESAVTDAVSISGVEAQKQRVVEYVSPTEEAFLQEVGEKGIAFEGGTIRFDPKQVEILEYKASLRHALLSWLLDPQVAYLLLLAGIAGIFFEMTTPGAIFPGVFGGICLVLALYALSILPTNVAGVALILLALVLFILEIFVTSFGLLTVAALVSIFFGSTILFQQEFGFQGLGYGTILPTVIGVGVLAFCGVYLVARSQIRRPKQGENSLLGRRGTVRRFEGEYGQAFIYGELWKVRSEDGTKLEVGEKIEVVQVDGLTLTVKRTEDESEEESERKGE, via the coding sequence ATGAAGCGAGTACTGGTATTGCTAGGAATCCTGATGCTGCTGCTTCCGGGAGTGTCGAGAGCGGACGTACAACGTGAGGGACCGTTCCGCGTGCTCCGGGTGGAGGTAGAGGGGACGATAAATCCTGCGCAGCGTGATCTGCTGAAGGAGGCGCTGACGAAGGCGGGAGAGAAGCGTGCTGATGCGCTGCTGATACGGCTGAATACACCGGGGGGGCTTGGCCAAAGCATGCGTGAGATGACGCAGACGATACTGAACGCGGACGTACCTGTGCTGGTGTGGGTTGGCCCTGCGGGAGCGCGTGCAGCTTCCGCGGGAGTTTTTATTGTTGCGGCGTCGCACGCGGCGGGCATGTCGGCGACAGCGACGATAGGCGCTGCAAGTCCGGTTAATGTTAGCGGTGGTGATGTCGATAAGACGATGGCGAAAAAGGTTCAAAACGACATGCTGAGTCTTGTTCGCGGAGTGAGTAAGGAGCGTGGAAGAAACGCGAAATGGTACGAGAGCGCGGTAACGGATGCGGTGAGCATCTCTGGAGTCGAGGCGCAAAAGCAGCGGGTTGTGGAATACGTTTCGCCGACGGAAGAGGCGTTTCTGCAAGAGGTCGGAGAGAAGGGGATTGCTTTTGAAGGCGGGACAATCCGCTTTGACCCAAAGCAGGTGGAGATTTTGGAATATAAGGCAAGCCTTCGTCACGCACTGCTGTCGTGGCTGCTTGATCCACAGGTTGCCTATTTGCTGCTGCTTGCGGGGATTGCGGGGATATTCTTTGAGATGACGACACCGGGGGCGATATTCCCGGGCGTTTTTGGTGGAATATGCCTTGTGCTGGCGCTGTATGCGCTGTCGATACTGCCGACCAATGTTGCGGGCGTGGCGCTGATACTGCTGGCGCTGGTGCTGTTCATACTCGAAATTTTTGTAACGAGCTTTGGATTGCTGACGGTGGCTGCACTGGTCAGCATATTCTTTGGTTCGACGATACTTTTCCAGCAAGAGTTTGGTTTTCAGGGTCTTGGTTACGGGACGATACTTCCGACGGTGATCGGTGTAGGCGTGCTTGCATTCTGCGGCGTGTACCTTGTTGCGCGTTCCCAGATACGACGTCCGAAGCAGGGGGAAAATTCTCTGCTGGGTCGCCGGGGGACAGTACGGCGCTTTGAAGGAGAATACGGGCAGGCGTTTATTTACGGTGAGCTGTGGAAGGTCCGGTCTGAGGACGGAACGAAGCTTGAAGTTGGAGAGAAGATTGAGGTTGTGCAGGTGGACGGCCTGACCCTCACAGTAAAACGGACAGAAGACGAATCGGAAGAGGAATCCGAGAGAAAAGGAGAATAA
- a CDS encoding GAK system XXXCH domain-containing protein, protein MDFQTLKGNMDEVFERILDKTNHGEQPELKDAQEFVRLCRLLHMQASEEWAAEAEDFAHLAEKFLQVLKEDDLQESIVIVESLDAAKDYCHRMFSL, encoded by the coding sequence ATGGATTTCCAGACTCTTAAAGGGAACATGGACGAAGTGTTCGAGAGAATTCTCGACAAGACGAATCACGGAGAACAGCCTGAACTCAAAGACGCGCAGGAATTCGTACGCCTGTGCCGCCTGCTGCACATGCAGGCTTCTGAGGAGTGGGCAGCAGAGGCAGAAGATTTTGCCCACCTTGCGGAAAAATTCCTGCAGGTCCTCAAAGAAGACGATCTCCAGGAATCTATTGTCATCGTTGAATCTCTGGATGCAGCAAAAGACTACTGTCACCGCATGTTCAGCCTGTAA
- a CDS encoding ParB/RepB/Spo0J family partition protein, producing MAAHQRGLGRGLDALLSGFQENPGTPEVVLVPITKISANVHQPRRTFEQDALQELASSIKENGVLQPVLIRPLHSAEQLYELVAGERRWRASQIAGLSELPAIIKPLSDEESLAIALIENLQREDLNPMEQALGLKRLQEEFDLTQEEIAHRMGKSRPAIANLLRLTQLPQAIQDDIRACRISAGHGRSLLSIGDPVAQQALRQRILDEALSVRECEALAAYFKRTGHLPEQANPRAAKKRSCEPLPVIKQLNSRLQESLSLKVKLSGDTEQGRLTVSYRDREEFLALMKRLGLDVSLEA from the coding sequence ATGGCGGCTCATCAAAGAGGCCTCGGTCGTGGACTCGATGCCCTGCTCTCAGGATTTCAGGAAAACCCGGGCACTCCAGAAGTCGTGCTCGTCCCTATTACGAAAATTTCTGCCAACGTCCACCAGCCACGCAGAACTTTTGAACAGGATGCTCTCCAGGAACTCGCAAGTTCTATTAAAGAAAATGGCGTGCTTCAGCCTGTTCTTATCCGCCCTCTGCACAGTGCGGAGCAACTTTACGAACTCGTCGCCGGTGAACGGCGCTGGCGCGCTTCGCAGATTGCAGGACTCAGCGAACTCCCCGCTATTATTAAGCCTCTCTCTGATGAAGAAAGCCTTGCCATTGCGCTTATCGAAAATTTGCAGCGTGAGGACCTTAATCCGATGGAGCAGGCCCTTGGTCTCAAGCGCCTGCAGGAAGAATTCGACCTCACGCAGGAAGAAATCGCCCATCGCATGGGGAAAAGCCGCCCCGCAATTGCAAACCTTTTGCGCCTGACTCAGCTTCCGCAGGCTATTCAGGACGATATCCGCGCCTGTCGCATCAGTGCCGGGCATGGTCGCTCGCTTCTCTCTATTGGAGACCCCGTTGCGCAGCAGGCTTTGCGTCAGCGCATTCTTGATGAAGCTCTTTCCGTTCGCGAGTGTGAAGCCCTTGCTGCCTACTTTAAGCGTACTGGCCATCTGCCAGAGCAGGCAAACCCTCGCGCTGCCAAGAAAAGAAGCTGTGAGCCGCTGCCCGTTATCAAGCAGCTCAACTCTCGTTTGCAGGAATCGCTGAGTCTCAAGGTTAAGCTCTCTGGCGACACGGAGCAGGGTCGTCTCACTGTGAGTTATCGCGACCGCGAGGAATTTCTCGCCCTCATGAAACGCCTCGGTCTCGACGTCTCTCTCGAAGCGTAG
- a CDS encoding 2-oxoacid:acceptor oxidoreductase family protein, with protein MLYQDVIMAGFGGQGVMLIGNLLAYAGMHHGFNVTYIPVYGPEMRGGTANCTVVIAEEEIGSPIIRSPRNLISMNRPSLDKFQGRLQDNGVQIVNSSLIDMELADSTRLRSIAVPCNDIADSIGSVRMANMVALGAFIQATQVLPLSVVQSALEHVISKRNAHLIPANAKALQAGADIVANV; from the coding sequence ATGCTGTATCAGGATGTTATCATGGCCGGCTTTGGCGGTCAGGGCGTTATGCTCATCGGCAACTTGCTCGCCTATGCAGGTATGCATCACGGCTTTAACGTGACCTACATCCCTGTCTATGGTCCAGAAATGCGCGGCGGTACTGCTAACTGTACTGTCGTTATTGCAGAAGAAGAAATCGGCTCGCCCATCATTCGCTCCCCTCGGAATCTTATTTCCATGAACCGCCCCTCTCTCGACAAGTTTCAGGGACGACTTCAGGACAATGGTGTGCAAATCGTTAACTCTTCGCTCATCGACATGGAACTCGCAGACTCCACTCGCCTGCGCTCCATCGCCGTCCCCTGCAACGACATCGCAGACTCCATCGGCTCCGTCAGAATGGCGAACATGGTTGCTCTCGGCGCCTTTATTCAGGCGACTCAGGTGCTCCCACTCTCCGTCGTCCAGAGCGCTCTCGAGCACGTTATCTCAAAAAGAAACGCGCACCTCATCCCCGCCAACGCCAAAGCACTCCAGGCTGGCGCTGACATTGTCGCGAATGTATAA
- a CDS encoding slipin family protein has protein sequence MLGFAPILVLIFILLAMSVRVLNEYERGVVFRLGRVIGAKGPGLILLFPVIDKMVKVGLRTLTLDVPNQDVITRDNVSVKVNAVVYLRVTDPVKAIIDVEDYLFATSQLAQTTLRSVCGGVELDELLTHREKVNSEIQSILDEHTDPWGIKVGTVELKYIDLPQEMQRAMAKQAEAERERRAKIINAEGEFQASTKLAEAAAIIGQHPEAMQLRYLQTMREMASESSNATVLPIPLDFFAQNWKSPKRSGDA, from the coding sequence ATGTTAGGTTTTGCCCCAATACTTGTTTTGATATTTATTTTGTTGGCAATGTCTGTGCGCGTGCTCAACGAGTACGAGCGAGGAGTTGTTTTCCGACTTGGCCGAGTGATAGGAGCCAAGGGACCGGGACTTATTTTGTTGTTCCCGGTGATTGATAAGATGGTGAAGGTTGGACTTCGGACGCTGACGCTGGACGTTCCGAATCAGGATGTCATCACGCGTGATAACGTGAGCGTGAAGGTAAACGCGGTTGTGTACCTGAGGGTCACAGATCCGGTGAAGGCTATCATCGATGTTGAGGATTATTTGTTTGCGACGTCACAGCTTGCACAGACGACACTGCGAAGTGTGTGCGGTGGTGTAGAGCTGGACGAGTTGCTGACGCACCGAGAGAAGGTGAACAGTGAGATTCAGTCGATACTTGATGAACACACGGACCCGTGGGGCATCAAGGTTGGCACGGTTGAGCTGAAATACATTGATTTGCCGCAGGAGATGCAGCGGGCAATGGCGAAGCAGGCCGAGGCAGAGCGTGAGCGTCGCGCAAAGATCATCAATGCAGAGGGTGAGTTCCAGGCATCGACGAAGCTTGCTGAGGCGGCTGCGATTATTGGTCAGCATCCGGAAGCGATGCAGCTTCGCTATTTGCAGACGATGCGCGAGATGGCCTCAGAAAGTTCAAACGCAACGGTGCTTCCAATCCCACTTGATTTTTTCGCACAGAACTGGAAGTCTCCCAAGCGCTCTGGCGATGCATAG
- a CDS encoding NAD-dependent epimerase produces MKILVTGAAGFIGSHLSMRFLSEGHTVVGLDNLNDYYSVDLKKARLARFQDDPNFTFVKMDLEDEKGIAELFAREKFTHVINLAAQAGVRYSIENPKAYVDSNVVGFLHLLEGCRHNDVKHFTFASSSSVYGLNTTMPFSVHDNVDHPISLYAATKKSNELMAHTYSYLYGLPCTGLRFFTVYGPWGRPDMALFLFTKAILEGKPINVFNHGKMRRDFTYIDDIVEGVVRVTKHTAAPNPDWTGAAPDPGSSCAPFKVYNIGNNNVVELSKYIEVLEDCLGKKAEKNYMDMQPGDVPATFANVDDLIEDVDFRPNTSIEDGIANFVKWYRDYYKA; encoded by the coding sequence ATGAAAATTCTTGTGACTGGTGCCGCCGGGTTTATCGGTTCGCACCTGAGCATGCGCTTCCTGAGTGAAGGGCATACCGTTGTCGGCCTTGATAACCTGAACGACTACTACTCCGTGGACCTGAAAAAAGCACGTCTTGCACGTTTTCAGGATGACCCGAACTTCACGTTTGTGAAGATGGACCTCGAGGACGAGAAGGGTATTGCAGAGCTTTTTGCACGTGAGAAGTTCACTCACGTCATCAACCTCGCAGCTCAGGCTGGCGTTCGCTATTCCATTGAGAATCCCAAGGCATACGTTGATTCCAACGTTGTTGGTTTTCTTCACCTGCTGGAAGGCTGCCGCCACAATGATGTGAAGCACTTTACCTTTGCGTCCTCCAGTTCCGTGTACGGTCTGAATACCACGATGCCGTTCAGCGTGCATGACAACGTTGACCATCCCATCAGCCTTTACGCTGCGACCAAAAAGTCCAACGAGCTGATGGCTCATACGTATTCTTACCTTTACGGTCTGCCGTGCACAGGACTTCGGTTCTTCACAGTGTATGGACCATGGGGCCGTCCGGACATGGCGCTGTTCCTCTTCACCAAGGCTATTCTTGAGGGCAAGCCGATCAATGTCTTTAACCACGGCAAGATGCGTCGTGACTTCACCTACATCGACGACATTGTCGAGGGTGTTGTCCGCGTGACCAAGCACACCGCAGCTCCGAACCCAGACTGGACAGGCGCCGCACCCGATCCGGGCAGCTCCTGCGCACCATTCAAGGTCTACAACATTGGTAACAACAATGTTGTTGAGCTGAGCAAGTACATTGAAGTACTTGAAGATTGCCTTGGCAAAAAGGCAGAAAAGAACTACATGGACATGCAGCCGGGTGATGTTCCTGCGACCTTCGCAAATGTCGATGACTTGATTGAAGATGTTGATTTTCGTCCTAACACTTCAATTGAAGATGGCATCGCAAACTTTGTGAAGTGGTACAGAGACTATTACAAGGCCTAA
- a CDS encoding ParA family protein has translation MSRIIIVANQKGGVGKTTTSINLAASLAVMEKKVLVVDLDPQANASSGLGVYPEDTRLSSYHVLSDPSCSAEAVHSTSMSFLSIIPSSQDLVAAELELVSKPAREYFLRDAIMPLRDDYDFVVVDCPPSLGLLTLNAMCLGEEVLVPLQCEYFALEGIARLLQTYGLVRRRLNPDIRLLGVLLTMYDGRNRLSRQVKNDIRKTFPQHLLETIIPRNIRLSEAPSFGKPVLGYDIHSKGAEAYLQLAREIVSRHAQA, from the coding sequence GTGTCGCGCATAATTATCGTCGCCAACCAGAAGGGTGGTGTCGGCAAGACCACGACGTCTATAAACCTTGCTGCAAGCCTTGCCGTGATGGAAAAAAAGGTCCTTGTCGTGGACCTCGACCCTCAGGCCAACGCTTCCAGCGGACTCGGTGTCTATCCCGAAGATACCCGACTCAGTTCGTATCACGTTCTCTCTGACCCTTCCTGCTCTGCCGAAGCTGTACATTCGACATCAATGTCGTTCCTGAGCATTATCCCTTCGTCTCAGGACCTCGTTGCCGCAGAACTCGAACTCGTCAGCAAGCCCGCTCGGGAATACTTCCTGCGTGACGCTATCATGCCCTTACGCGATGACTACGATTTCGTCGTCGTCGACTGCCCCCCGTCACTCGGACTCCTCACGCTCAACGCAATGTGCCTTGGCGAAGAAGTCCTTGTGCCTCTCCAATGTGAATATTTCGCCCTCGAAGGCATTGCCCGCCTGCTCCAGACCTATGGACTCGTCCGCCGTCGGCTCAATCCTGATATCCGACTCCTTGGCGTTCTCCTCACTATGTATGACGGTCGGAACAGACTCTCGAGACAGGTTAAAAACGACATTAGAAAAACTTTTCCCCAGCACCTGCTCGAAACAATTATTCCGCGAAATATTCGACTCTCAGAAGCACCGAGCTTTGGAAAACCCGTGCTCGGGTATGACATACATTCCAAAGGTGCCGAAGCATATTTGCAACTCGCACGGGAAATCGTCTCTCGACACGCTCAGGCATAA